From the Serratia nematodiphila DZ0503SBS1 genome, one window contains:
- a CDS encoding aldo/keto reductase, whose protein sequence is MNYVRLGDSGLKVSRLCLGCMTYGDPAWRPWVLKEDEARPFIREALEAGINFFDTANIYSGGESERILGRALRAFARREDVVIATKAYFPIDAQPNSRGLSRKHLLHSVDASLQRLGTDYLDLFVLHRFDTETPIEETADTLDGLVRAGKIRYLGASSLHAWRLMKMLAFQRQHRLAPFISLQSQYNLVTREDEEELIPLCLEEGLGLTPWSPLARGVLAGSGSGGTLRAATDEQAPRWYGGRNEVERTVAAVAEVAAARGVPPAQIALAWLLAKPGVASPLVGMSKPHHLQDALAALDLRLSPEDVAALEAPMAHAVRPDRW, encoded by the coding sequence ATGAACTACGTTCGGCTTGGCGACAGCGGCCTGAAGGTGTCCCGCCTCTGCCTGGGTTGCATGACCTACGGCGATCCGGCCTGGCGGCCCTGGGTGCTGAAGGAAGATGAAGCGCGCCCCTTTATCCGCGAGGCGCTGGAGGCGGGTATCAATTTTTTCGATACCGCCAACATTTACTCCGGCGGAGAAAGCGAGCGCATTCTCGGCCGCGCGCTGAGGGCGTTCGCCCGCCGTGAAGACGTGGTGATCGCCACCAAGGCCTACTTTCCAATAGACGCGCAGCCGAACAGCCGGGGGCTATCACGCAAGCACCTGCTGCACAGCGTCGACGCCTCCTTGCAGCGGCTGGGAACGGATTACCTCGATCTGTTCGTGCTGCACCGCTTCGACACCGAAACGCCGATCGAAGAAACCGCCGACACCCTCGATGGCCTGGTGCGGGCGGGCAAGATCCGCTATCTCGGCGCCTCCTCGCTGCACGCCTGGCGCCTGATGAAAATGCTGGCCTTTCAACGTCAGCACCGCCTGGCGCCGTTTATTTCGCTGCAAAGCCAATACAACCTGGTGACGCGTGAAGATGAAGAGGAACTGATCCCGCTGTGTCTGGAGGAGGGTCTTGGTCTGACGCCCTGGTCGCCGCTGGCCCGCGGCGTGCTGGCCGGCTCCGGCAGCGGCGGCACGCTGCGCGCCGCCACCGACGAACAGGCGCCCCGTTGGTACGGCGGCAGAAACGAGGTAGAACGCACCGTCGCGGCGGTCGCGGAGGTGGCGGCCGCGCGCGGCGTTCCACCAGCGCAGATCGCGCTGGCCTGGCTGTTGGCCAAACCCGGCGTGGCGTCGCCGCTGGTGGGCATGTCCAAGCCGCATCATCTGCAGGATGCGCTGGCAGCGCTCGACCTCAGGCTATCACCGGAAGACGTGGCCGCGCTGGAGGCGCCAATGGCGCATGCTGTCCGCCCCGATCGCTGGTAG
- a CDS encoding SDR family NAD(P)-dependent oxidoreductase → MINATAPTHETPRRLVGKVVLVSGGGTGIGRAAALAYAREGANVALAGRRAAEIEATARDIALAGGDALPIVADVSQENDIRQLIATVTAHYGRLDVAFNNAGIIGNFAPIAEQSSEDFDRVIAINLRGVWLAMKYEIETFLAQRSGGVIINTSSWLTHGALAGSSSYSASKGALDAMIRAVALEYSGRGIRVNNINPGIIDTPMARGSVADSAAFAPFIAHTPAGRLGESEDIGDVALWLATDEARFITGQSLLVDGGYTIAGMR, encoded by the coding sequence ATGATTAATGCTACAGCTCCAACTCATGAAACGCCGCGCCGTCTGGTGGGCAAAGTCGTACTGGTGAGCGGCGGCGGCACCGGCATCGGCCGCGCTGCGGCGCTGGCCTATGCCCGCGAAGGCGCCAACGTCGCGCTGGCCGGCCGACGCGCGGCGGAAATCGAAGCCACGGCGCGCGACATCGCGCTGGCCGGCGGCGACGCCCTGCCCATCGTGGCCGACGTCTCCCAGGAAAACGATATCCGCCAACTGATCGCCACGGTGACCGCCCATTACGGCCGGCTCGACGTCGCCTTCAACAACGCCGGCATCATCGGCAACTTCGCCCCCATCGCCGAACAGAGCAGCGAGGATTTTGACCGGGTGATCGCCATTAACCTCAGAGGCGTCTGGCTGGCGATGAAATATGAGATTGAAACCTTCCTGGCTCAGCGCTCGGGCGGCGTGATCATCAACACCTCCTCTTGGCTGACCCACGGCGCGCTGGCCGGCTCATCCAGCTACTCCGCCAGCAAGGGCGCGCTCGATGCGATGATCCGCGCGGTGGCGCTCGAGTACAGCGGCCGGGGCATCCGCGTCAACAACATCAACCCCGGCATCATCGACACGCCGATGGCACGCGGCAGCGTGGCTGACAGCGCGGCCTTCGCGCCCTTTATCGCCCATACGCCCGCCGGCCGCCTGGGTGAATCGGAAGACATCGGCGATGTGGCGCTGTGGCTGGCGACGGACGAAGCCCGCTTCATCACCGGCCAAAGCCTGCTGGTGGACGGCGGTTACACCATCGCCGGCATGCGTTGA